A region from the Mucilaginibacter sp. CSA2-8R genome encodes:
- a CDS encoding LpqB family beta-propeller domain-containing protein produces the protein MKKLYAFFISCAAIPAWLHAQPQNSYFTAYPTFTPDGKTVIFSYEGDLWKSDLNNPSAVRLTAMQGQETNARVSPDGQWLAFSSNQYGNSDVYVMPLAGGEIKQLTYHESFDEVDSWSWDSKTIYFTSGRYNQFGSYRVSRNGGTPMRLFKHYFNTTHGIAEHPQTGELFFNNTWESYLFAERKHYKGDYNPDIQSYNPKTKAYKQYTNWNGKDYGTTIDRKGNIYFVSDEANGEYNLYTFNNGKKTALTSFKTSIKRPSVSADGSKVVFEKDYQLYAYDVASKQTQKLNFFLSRNNVLPKDQEFDISGKIEAADLSADGKKLAVVSRGELFVSDADGKFIRQIERNSGERVMEVKWMPDNRSLIYNQTLGGYTNWYTVPADGSGKPKQLTAEKRSNRMLALNKNRTQGVYLSGRDEVRVIDMKTLASKTIAKDEIWGFQNSQPRFSPNSEYVVYTAHRNFEQDLFVYDMQSGKTLNLTNTGVTEDDPFWSPDGKYIFFASSRTRPEYPYGSGDAHIYRMPLQKFDEAFRLDKFRDLFKEEKKPEMPAFVPAADKKKITKKDTAKKPISQQPVPKAPASIVINTEDLMKRLERISPNFGQQSSPYVIQKGEKTMIYYRSDQTEGRPGIYRTTLENFEAPKTEKVTGADFFSFDIITGGEKYYLLGNNTLYKLNLDQNKVDRVDISYRFDRNLQSEFKQMFDEAWAGLEENYYDGSFHSADWAKIHDQYAVYLPYVTNRADLRLMLKDMLGELNSSHMGFSSSGLEERTNLRYRTMETGIVFDNADPYKVSHVLDLSNADRAGINVKPGDKLKAVNGVAVDAGQDRNAYFTKPSLEEEMELTFERAGKDYTVKIHPEASAKFKTDLYDEWVAYNRKAVTDKSKSRIAYVHMKDMSTNALENFLEDMVGDAYKKDALILDLRFNTGGNVHDAVLNFLSQRPYLQWQYRDGQRTPQPNFAPAAKPMVLLINEQTLSDGEMTATGFKSLGLGKIIGTETYRWIIFTSAKGLVDGSSYRIPAWGCFTLDGKDIEKEGVKPDIYIKTAFADRMTNHDPQLDRAIEEVMKQLK, from the coding sequence ATGAAAAAACTTTACGCCTTTTTCATCTCTTGTGCAGCCATTCCCGCCTGGTTGCATGCACAGCCCCAAAACAGTTATTTTACCGCTTACCCCACATTTACCCCCGACGGCAAAACCGTAATCTTTAGCTACGAAGGTGATTTATGGAAGTCGGATTTAAACAACCCCTCGGCCGTTCGCCTTACCGCCATGCAGGGGCAGGAAACCAATGCCCGGGTATCTCCCGACGGGCAGTGGCTGGCTTTCTCATCAAATCAATACGGTAACAGCGATGTATACGTCATGCCATTGGCCGGAGGCGAGATTAAGCAATTAACTTATCACGAATCGTTTGACGAGGTGGATTCCTGGAGTTGGGATTCTAAAACCATATACTTTACCTCAGGCCGGTACAACCAGTTTGGTTCTTACCGCGTGTCACGTAACGGGGGGACGCCAATGCGTTTATTTAAACATTATTTTAATACCACCCATGGCATAGCCGAGCATCCGCAAACCGGCGAATTGTTTTTTAATAATACTTGGGAGAGCTACCTTTTTGCAGAGCGTAAACATTACAAAGGGGATTATAATCCGGATATCCAGTCGTACAACCCCAAAACCAAAGCGTATAAGCAGTATACCAACTGGAACGGTAAGGACTACGGAACTACCATTGACCGTAAAGGAAACATCTATTTTGTATCTGACGAAGCCAACGGGGAGTACAACCTATATACCTTCAACAACGGCAAAAAAACGGCACTTACCAGCTTTAAAACTTCCATCAAACGGCCTTCTGTAAGTGCCGATGGCAGCAAGGTAGTTTTTGAGAAGGATTACCAGCTATATGCTTACGATGTAGCCAGTAAACAAACGCAAAAGCTTAACTTTTTCTTATCGCGTAATAACGTTTTGCCCAAAGACCAAGAGTTTGATATTTCCGGGAAAATTGAAGCGGCCGACCTTTCGGCAGATGGTAAAAAGCTTGCTGTTGTATCGCGTGGCGAATTGTTTGTGAGTGATGCCGATGGCAAATTTATCAGGCAAATAGAACGGAACAGTGGCGAGCGGGTGATGGAAGTAAAATGGATGCCCGATAACCGGAGCCTGATTTATAACCAAACGCTGGGCGGTTATACCAACTGGTACACCGTACCTGCCGATGGCAGCGGTAAACCCAAACAACTCACCGCCGAAAAGCGCAGTAACCGTATGCTGGCCCTGAACAAGAACCGTACCCAGGGCGTGTACCTGAGCGGGCGCGACGAAGTGCGGGTGATAGACATGAAAACCCTGGCCAGCAAAACCATCGCTAAAGATGAAATATGGGGCTTTCAAAATTCGCAGCCCAGATTTTCACCCAATAGCGAGTATGTGGTTTATACCGCTCACCGTAATTTTGAGCAGGATTTGTTTGTGTATGATATGCAGTCGGGCAAAACACTCAACTTAACCAATACCGGCGTTACGGAGGATGATCCGTTTTGGTCGCCCGACGGTAAGTATATCTTTTTCGCATCCTCTCGTACTCGCCCTGAATATCCTTACGGCTCGGGCGATGCGCACATTTATCGCATGCCGCTGCAAAAGTTTGATGAGGCGTTCCGTTTAGATAAATTCCGCGATTTATTTAAAGAAGAAAAAAAGCCCGAAATGCCAGCGTTTGTGCCTGCGGCTGACAAAAAGAAAATCACTAAAAAAGATACGGCCAAAAAGCCCATTTCTCAACAGCCTGTTCCTAAAGCGCCTGCAAGCATTGTTATCAATACCGAAGACCTGATGAAAAGGCTGGAACGCATCAGTCCAAACTTCGGTCAGCAAAGCTCGCCCTATGTGATACAAAAAGGCGAAAAAACAATGATTTACTACCGGTCCGACCAAACCGAGGGCCGCCCGGGCATATACCGTACCACCTTAGAAAACTTTGAGGCACCGAAAACCGAAAAAGTGACGGGTGCCGATTTCTTTAGTTTTGATATTATTACCGGCGGCGAAAAGTATTACCTGTTGGGTAACAATACCCTGTATAAACTCAACCTCGACCAAAATAAGGTAGACCGCGTAGATATCAGTTACCGTTTTGACCGCAACCTGCAAAGCGAGTTTAAGCAGATGTTTGATGAGGCCTGGGCCGGTTTAGAAGAAAACTACTATGACGGCAGTTTTCATAGTGCAGACTGGGCTAAAATACACGACCAGTATGCCGTTTATCTGCCTTACGTGACCAATCGTGCTGATTTAAGGTTGATGTTGAAGGATATGTTAGGTGAGCTTAACTCATCGCACATGGGCTTTAGCTCAAGCGGTTTAGAAGAACGTACTAACTTGCGTTATCGCACCATGGAAACCGGGATTGTATTCGATAACGCCGACCCATATAAAGTTTCGCATGTGCTGGATCTGAGCAATGCCGACCGCGCCGGTATTAATGTTAAACCCGGCGACAAGCTAAAAGCGGTGAACGGTGTAGCGGTTGATGCAGGCCAGGACCGGAACGCCTACTTTACCAAACCATCGCTAGAAGAAGAAATGGAACTGACCTTTGAGCGAGCCGGAAAGGATTATACCGTAAAAATTCATCCGGAAGCATCGGCTAAATTTAAAACCGATCTGTATGATGAGTGGGTAGCCTATAACCGTAAAGCTGTAACCGATAAAAGCAAGAGCCGCATAGCTTACGTGCATATGAAAGATATGTCTACCAATGCTTTGGAAAACTTTTTAGAAGACATGGTGGGCGATGCGTACAAAAAAGATGCTTTGATACTTGACCTGCGTTTTAATACCGGCGGCAACGTACACGATGCCGTGCTTAACTTTTTATCGCAACGCCCGTACCTGCAATGGCAGTACCGCGATGGGCAGCGCACGCCACAACCCAATTTTGCGCCTGCCGCCAAGCCAATGGTGCTGTTAATTAACGAGCAAACCCTGAGCGACGGTGAAATGACCGCTACCGGTTTCAAAAGCTTAGGCTTGGGCAAAATCATCGGCACCGAAACTTATCGCTGGATTATTTTTACCAGCGCCAAAGGCCTGGTTGATGGTTCGAGTTACCGCATACCGGCCTGGGGATGTTTTACGCTGGACGGCAAAGACATCGAGAAAGAAGGCGTGAAGCCGGACATCTATATCAAAACAGCTTTTGCCGACCGGATGACCAACCACGACCCGCAACTCGACCGCGCCATTGAGGAGGTAATGAAGCAGTTGAAATAG
- a CDS encoding YfhO family protein yields MSNWFKRNGIHFAIIGIFLLICFLYFTPAFQGKTLGQNDVTRAQATQKEIMDYRAKGETILWTNQMFSGMPAYQIWAPYSKNITSHIVSILKAVFPAPVDTVLLLLLGGYFLFRVLKINPWLSAAGAIAFTFSSYNIILMVAGHANQAFAIAFFAPILASIILTFRGRYLLGSALLAFFLALEIRANHIQMTYYLFLALLILLGIECYHAFKTKTINAFIKSAAYIFGATVLALAVNASILWSTYEYGKETIRGKSNLTKNVTEPSEGLSKDYAYGWSQGVGECLTFLVPNAYGGASGMREIDPAKSAVTKAFTAKGLPQEQAEGYTQQLGGAGVSSYWGEKQFTEGPFYFGAIICFLFVFGLIIVKNRMKWWLLATVVLTMLLSFGRNFPFVSDLFFNYFPLYNKFRAVESILAVAGLCFPVLAIMAVQEAIAITDKAALVKKLLLTLYIVGGITLLLVLVPSVLLSFRSSNQQDIISYLTQAFQGDSALATSVMNGVVSDRESLARADAIRTLIFVLITFGLMWAYLKQKVNATVLSVAFLAIILVDMWQVDKRYLSSNSFTEKQDSHDIQPREVDQFIMRDTDPDFRVFDLSGGDPFSNASTSYFHKSIGGYHAAKLKRYQELIENQFSKSVNYDVLDMLNTKYIISADPKTQTATMKANSTACGHAWFVQSVKFARNADEEMQAISSFDPKTEAIVDQQYKSLAESKPHPIDGSATIKLTSYNPDHMVYESGSQSEQIAVFSEIYYNKGWKMLIDGAEQPYFRADYVLRAAKIPVGNHKIEFIFHPASYYTGEGISLASSILLVIFLIGAFFMESKKKEAIMPNQNA; encoded by the coding sequence ATGAGTAATTGGTTTAAGCGCAACGGCATTCATTTTGCCATCATCGGAATTTTTCTTCTTATCTGTTTCTTATATTTTACTCCTGCTTTTCAGGGTAAAACTTTAGGACAAAACGACGTTACCCGGGCCCAGGCTACCCAAAAAGAAATTATGGACTACCGGGCCAAAGGTGAAACCATTTTATGGACTAACCAGATGTTCAGCGGAATGCCTGCTTATCAAATTTGGGCTCCCTATTCCAAAAATATCACGTCGCATATTGTTTCAATACTCAAAGCAGTATTCCCAGCCCCAGTTGATACGGTTTTGCTGCTCCTTTTGGGCGGCTATTTTCTGTTCAGGGTGTTAAAAATAAATCCGTGGCTATCGGCTGCTGGTGCAATTGCCTTTACATTTTCTTCTTACAATATCATTTTGATGGTGGCAGGCCATGCTAACCAAGCATTTGCTATTGCATTTTTTGCGCCTATACTGGCCAGCATTATTTTAACGTTTAGAGGGCGGTATCTTTTAGGCAGTGCACTCTTAGCGTTCTTTCTGGCGCTCGAAATACGGGCCAACCACATCCAGATGACCTATTATTTGTTTTTGGCACTGCTGATATTATTAGGTATTGAGTGTTACCATGCTTTTAAGACCAAAACCATCAATGCATTCATCAAATCGGCAGCTTACATTTTTGGTGCAACTGTACTTGCATTAGCCGTAAATGCATCCATATTGTGGAGCACTTATGAATATGGTAAAGAAACTATAAGGGGTAAATCAAACCTCACCAAAAACGTGACCGAACCGAGCGAAGGTTTATCAAAAGATTACGCTTATGGCTGGAGTCAGGGTGTGGGTGAATGTTTGACCTTTTTGGTTCCTAACGCTTACGGCGGTGCATCCGGTATGCGCGAAATTGACCCGGCTAAATCGGCAGTCACTAAAGCATTTACGGCTAAAGGCTTGCCACAAGAACAAGCCGAAGGCTATACTCAGCAATTAGGCGGAGCCGGTGTTTCTTCTTATTGGGGCGAAAAGCAGTTTACTGAAGGTCCGTTTTACTTTGGTGCCATTATCTGCTTTTTGTTTGTGTTCGGTTTAATCATTGTTAAAAACCGCATGAAATGGTGGCTGCTGGCAACCGTAGTTTTAACCATGCTGTTATCGTTTGGCCGCAATTTCCCATTCGTATCCGATTTGTTCTTTAATTATTTCCCATTATATAACAAATTCCGCGCAGTCGAATCTATTTTGGCAGTGGCTGGCTTATGTTTCCCGGTACTGGCTATTATGGCAGTTCAGGAAGCCATTGCAATAACTGACAAAGCAGCTTTGGTTAAAAAACTATTATTGACGCTTTACATTGTAGGCGGCATTACCTTACTCCTGGTATTAGTACCAAGCGTATTGCTAAGCTTCAGAAGCTCAAATCAGCAGGATATTATTAGCTATCTTACCCAAGCTTTCCAGGGCGACAGTGCGTTAGCTACCAGTGTAATGAATGGCGTGGTAAGCGATCGCGAATCATTAGCCCGAGCAGATGCTATTCGTACTTTGATTTTTGTTTTAATTACGTTTGGTTTGATGTGGGCTTACCTAAAGCAAAAAGTTAATGCTACTGTTTTATCTGTTGCCTTTTTAGCTATCATACTGGTGGATATGTGGCAGGTAGACAAACGTTACCTGAGTAGCAATAGCTTTACTGAGAAACAAGACTCACATGATATACAGCCTCGCGAGGTTGACCAATTCATTATGCGCGATACAGACCCTGATTTCCGCGTATTTGACCTAAGCGGAGGTGATCCGTTTAGCAATGCCAGTACCTCATATTTTCATAAATCTATCGGTGGCTACCATGCTGCTAAACTTAAGCGCTACCAGGAATTGATTGAAAATCAATTCAGCAAGAGCGTCAATTACGATGTATTGGATATGTTGAATACAAAGTACATCATCAGTGCCGACCCTAAAACGCAAACTGCAACCATGAAAGCTAATAGTACGGCTTGCGGACATGCATGGTTTGTACAAAGCGTTAAATTTGCCCGCAATGCCGACGAAGAGATGCAGGCCATCAGCAGCTTTGACCCAAAAACGGAGGCTATTGTTGACCAGCAGTATAAATCGTTAGCCGAAAGCAAACCGCACCCTATTGATGGCAGCGCAACTATTAAGTTGACCAGCTACAATCCTGACCATATGGTTTATGAATCAGGCTCACAATCTGAGCAGATTGCCGTATTCTCAGAAATCTATTACAACAAAGGCTGGAAAATGCTGATTGACGGTGCTGAGCAACCTTATTTTAGAGCTGATTATGTATTACGTGCCGCTAAAATACCGGTAGGTAACCACAAAATTGAGTTTATCTTCCACCCTGCTTCTTACTATACTGGCGAAGGTATTTCACTGGCAAGTTCGATATTGCTGGTTATCTTCCTGATTGGCGCTTTCTTTATGGAAAGCAAAAAGAAGGAAGCTATTATGCCTAACCAAAACGCATAG